A single Dermacentor albipictus isolate Rhodes 1998 colony chromosome 3, USDA_Dalb.pri_finalv2, whole genome shotgun sequence DNA region contains:
- the LOC139057181 gene encoding uncharacterized protein, with protein sequence MRGRSSASQSSSGGISSRDEHPSGGGWQEPGSSPVYGSAHTDDAPVDRPARDGSSRLANARTVVCIAKEEFSLGLLLMPDSWTQWRHELSVRMLACCCLA encoded by the exons ATGCGAGGACGGTCGTCTGCATCGCAAAG CTCCTCTGGCGGCATATCCAGTAGGGACGAGCATCCGTCGGGAGGTGGATGGCAGGAGCCAGGGTCATCCCCAGTGTACGGCAGTGCGCACACCGATGACGCCCCCGTAGACAGGCCTGCCAGGGACGGCAGCAGTAGGCTGGCAAATGCGAGGACGGTCGTCTGCATCGCAAAG GAAGAATTTAGTTTGGGCCTCCTCCTGATGCCCGATTCTTGGACTCAGTGGCGCCATGAATTGTCTGTGCGGATGCTGGCGTGCTGCTGCCTTGCCTAG
- the LOC139057180 gene encoding uncharacterized protein — translation MQVSSSYALFAKKSSNYMLVQFPSPHCCVAIAVECAHVIHSLLMLSGDVETNPGPQGNAAVLAELQKLSAGQTLLITEIQGLKTQLNTTDQTIASLDKRMADLETHYQTLLHLRNDIEIMQSTTIDQAKKINELETRLDDAENQSRRNNLIFYGIPDPASAETWAESEKLVIDVCRKNLDITLEPNDIERAHRLGNHSADRIRPVIVKFLSHKTKDALLSNGRKLKDTSYSIGEDFSRTVRHARKQLLVFAKANSNKYSLRFKTLHIGPKRYVFDASSQTVKEIT, via the coding sequence ATGCAGGTCAGTTCATCGTATGCCCTCTTCGctaaaaaatccagtaattatatGTTGGTGCAGTTTCCGAGCCCGCACTGCTGTGTTGCCATTGCCGTTGAGTGCGCTCACGTAATTCATTCCTTGCTCATGCTATCAGGTGATGTTGAGACTAACCCTGGCCCTCAGGGCAACGCTGCTGTACTCGCCGAACTACAGAAGCTAAGCGCGGGACAGACCCTGTTAATCACGGAAATACAGGGCCTCAAAACACAGCTGAACACAACAGACCAAACCATAGCAAGCCTAGACAAACGAATGGCCGATCTCGAAACGCATTACCAAACACTTCTTCACCTCAGAAACGATATTGAAATAATGCAGTCAACCACAATCGACCAAGCTAAAAAGATTAACGAACTAGAAACACGCCTGGATGACGCGGAAAACCAATCGCGTCGGAATAACCTTATTTTCTATGGTATCCCCGACCCTGCTAGCGCTGAAACGTGGGCCGAGTCAGAAAAACTAGTCATTGATGTTTGCCGCAAAAATCTTGATATAACCTTGGAACCTAACGACATTGAAAGAGCGCATCGCCTCGGAAATCATTCAGCCGATCGAATTCGTCCCGTAATCGTAAAATTCCTATCTCATAAAACCAAAGACGCACTGCTATCAAATGGCCGTAAATTGAAAGATACAAGCTACAGTATTGGAGAGGACTTCTCCCGCACCGTTCGCCATGCGCGTAAACAGTTGTTAGTGTTTGCCAAAGCTAATTCTAACAAGTACTCCTTGCGCTTCAAAACCCTGCACATCGGCCCAAAACGCTATGTATTTGACGCATCATCCCAAACCGTTAAGGAAATAACATAG